One Loxodonta africana isolate mLoxAfr1 chromosome 8, mLoxAfr1.hap2, whole genome shotgun sequence DNA window includes the following coding sequences:
- the IGFBP1 gene encoding insulin-like growth factor-binding protein 1 has protein sequence MPETLAARAWSLLLLLGTLLGAALGAPQPWRCAPCSDEKLALCPPVPASCQEIARPAGCGCCPTCALQLGAACGVNTARCGSGLSCRALPGESRPLHALTRGQGSCVPELDYAGTPPNPESEEMTQEQLLDSFHLMAPSDEAESILWNAISTYQNIKARKTTDIKKWKEPCQRQLYKVLDRLAKAQQKAGEEIYKFYLPNCNKNGFYHSKQCETSLEGEPGLCWCVYPWSGKKIPGAPEVRGDPHCHQYFSLQN, from the exons ATGCCCGAGACCCTCGCTGCTCGCGCCTggtcgctgctgctgctgctgggcaCCCTCCTTGGCGCGGCCCTTGGCGCACCCCAGCCCTGGCGCTGCGCACCCTGCTCCGACGAGAAGCTGGCGCTCTGTCCTCCAGTGCCCGCCTCTTGCCAGGAGATCGCCCGGCCGGCCGGCTGCGGCTGCTGCCCGACGTGTGCCCTGCAGCTGGGCGCGGCATGCGGCGTGAACACCGCACGCTGTGGCAGCGGGCTGAGCTGCCGCGCGCTGCCCGGGGAATCACGACCCCTACACGCCCTCACCCGCGGCCAGGGCTCCTGCGTGCCTGAGCTGGACTATGCCGGTACCCCTCCAA ACCCTGAGAGTGAGGAGATGACACAGGAGCAGCTCCTGGACAGCTTCCACCTCATGGCCCCTTCTGATGAGGCAGAGTCCATCCTCTGGAACGCCATCAGTACCTACCAGAACATCAAGGCTCGCAAGACCACAGACATCAAAAAATGGAAG GAGCCATGCCAAAGACAACTCTACAAAGTACTGGATAGATTAGCCAAGGCTCAACAGAAGGCTGGAGAAGAAATTTACAAATTTTATCTGCCAAACTGCAACAAGAATGGATTTTATCACAGCAAACAA TGTGAGACGTCCCTGGAGGGCGAGCCTGGGCTCTGCTGGTGTGTGTACCCGTGGAGTGGAAAGAAGATCCCAGGGGCCCCGGAGGTCAGGGGAGACCCCCACTGCCATCAGTATTTTAGTTTACAAAACTGA